Proteins encoded together in one Mycobacterium sp. MS1601 window:
- a CDS encoding WhiB family transcriptional regulator, with the protein MASPLQGAEGEARIAWVSQARCRGADPDELFVRGAAQRKAAVICRHCPVIAECGADALDNRVEFGVWGGMTERQRRALLKQHPEVVSWADFFAAQRKHRSAG; encoded by the coding sequence ATGGCCAGCCCTCTGCAAGGAGCCGAAGGCGAGGCTCGAATCGCATGGGTCTCCCAGGCCCGCTGCCGGGGCGCCGATCCTGATGAACTCTTCGTCCGTGGCGCCGCGCAGCGCAAGGCGGCGGTCATTTGCAGGCACTGCCCGGTGATCGCCGAATGTGGCGCCGACGCCCTGGACAATCGTGTGGAGTTCGGCGTTTGGGGCGGTATGACCGAGCGGCAGCGGCGCGCATTGCTCAAGCAGCACCCAGAGGTGGTCTCCTGGGCTGATTTCTTCGCCGCTCAACGCAAGCACCGCAGCGCTGGCTAA
- the ponA2 gene encoding transglycosylase/D,D-transpeptidase PonA2 — translation MSDRPPVAVSLIKLAWCCLLASVLTAALMFPVVGGLGLVSNRASDVVANGSSQLVEGEIPGVTTMVDARGNVIAWLYTQRRFEVPTDKIADTMKLAIVSIEDHRFAEHNGVDWQGTLTGLSGYMSGNPDTRGGSTIEQQYVKNYQLLVTAQTDAERRAAIETTPARKLREIRMALTLDKTFTKPEILTRYLNLVSFGNNAFGIQDAAQTYFGIDASALNWQQAALLAGLVQSTSALNPYTNPEGALARRNVVLDTMIENVPEHAEALRAAKAEPLGILPQPQELPRGCIAAGDRGFFCDYVQEYLARAGITKEQLSKGGYLIRTTLDPDVQAQVKNAINEFAPADLDGVASVMSVIRPGKQNHPILAMASNRTYGLNLDAGETMQPQPFSLVGNGAGSVFKVFTTAAAMEMGMGINAMLDVPSRFEAKGLGSGGARGCPRDTWCVQNAGGYRGQMNITDALATSPNTAFAKLISQVGVQKTVDMAVRLGLRSYAEPGTARDYDPESNESLADFVKRQNLGSFTLGPIEVNALELSNVAATIASGGVWCPPNPIDKVFDRDGNEVAVTTATCEQVVPEGLANTLANAMSEDDRGSGTAASAAGSVGWTLPMSGKTGTTEANRSSGFLGFTNQLAAANYIYDDSTEPSELCSFPLRQCGSGSLFGGNEPARTWFTAMEPIATNYGEVVLPPTDPRYVEGAPGGRVPSVAGLTQDAARERLRSAGFQVADQATPVNSGSPQGTVVGTSPTGQTVPGSIITIQISNGIPPAPPPPPAGVPPPGAPPEFGQTVVQIPGLPPITVPVLIPPAPAPPPPPPP, via the coding sequence ATGTCGGACCGCCCCCCGGTCGCCGTCTCGCTGATCAAGCTGGCCTGGTGCTGCTTGCTTGCCAGTGTTCTGACGGCGGCATTGATGTTCCCGGTCGTCGGCGGTCTGGGTCTGGTTTCCAACCGAGCCTCCGATGTCGTCGCCAACGGCTCGTCCCAACTCGTCGAAGGCGAGATACCCGGTGTCACCACGATGGTGGACGCCAGGGGCAACGTCATCGCCTGGCTCTACACCCAGCGCCGCTTCGAGGTTCCCACCGACAAAATCGCCGACACGATGAAACTGGCAATCGTGTCCATCGAGGACCATCGGTTTGCCGAACACAACGGAGTCGACTGGCAGGGCACTCTGACCGGCTTGTCCGGATACATGTCGGGCAACCCCGACACCCGCGGTGGCTCGACCATCGAACAGCAATACGTCAAGAACTATCAGCTGCTGGTGACCGCGCAGACCGACGCCGAGCGCCGCGCCGCCATCGAGACCACTCCGGCCCGGAAGCTGCGTGAGATCCGGATGGCACTGACGTTGGACAAGACGTTCACCAAGCCCGAGATCCTGACGCGCTATCTGAACCTGGTCTCATTCGGCAACAACGCCTTCGGCATCCAGGACGCCGCGCAGACCTATTTCGGCATCGACGCCTCGGCGCTCAACTGGCAGCAGGCGGCCCTGCTGGCCGGCCTGGTGCAGTCCACGTCGGCCCTGAACCCGTACACCAACCCCGAAGGCGCTCTGGCCCGTCGCAACGTGGTGCTCGACACCATGATCGAGAACGTGCCCGAGCACGCCGAGGCGCTGCGGGCCGCCAAAGCCGAGCCGCTGGGCATTCTCCCGCAGCCCCAGGAGTTGCCGCGGGGCTGCATCGCCGCCGGCGACCGGGGATTCTTCTGTGACTACGTGCAGGAGTACCTGGCCCGGGCGGGCATCACCAAGGAGCAGCTCTCCAAGGGCGGCTACCTGATCCGCACCACGCTCGACCCCGATGTGCAGGCACAGGTGAAGAACGCCATCAACGAGTTCGCGCCCGCCGATCTGGACGGCGTGGCCAGTGTGATGAGCGTGATCCGGCCCGGCAAGCAGAACCATCCCATCCTGGCGATGGCCAGCAATAGGACCTACGGCCTGAACCTGGATGCCGGCGAGACCATGCAGCCGCAGCCCTTCTCACTGGTGGGCAACGGCGCGGGATCGGTGTTCAAGGTGTTCACCACGGCGGCGGCCATGGAGATGGGCATGGGTATCAACGCGATGCTCGACGTGCCCAGCCGCTTCGAGGCCAAGGGCCTGGGTAGCGGCGGCGCCCGCGGCTGCCCGCGCGACACCTGGTGTGTGCAGAACGCCGGCGGCTACCGCGGCCAGATGAACATCACCGACGCGCTGGCCACCTCGCCCAACACCGCCTTCGCCAAGCTGATCTCCCAGGTGGGCGTGCAGAAGACGGTGGACATGGCCGTGCGCCTGGGCCTGCGGTCCTACGCCGAGCCGGGCACCGCCCGCGACTACGATCCGGAGAGCAACGAAAGTCTCGCCGACTTCGTCAAGCGGCAGAACCTGGGCTCCTTCACCCTCGGTCCCATCGAGGTCAACGCGCTCGAGCTGTCGAACGTCGCGGCCACCATCGCCTCGGGCGGTGTGTGGTGCCCGCCCAACCCGATCGACAAGGTTTTCGACCGCGACGGCAACGAGGTCGCCGTCACCACCGCCACCTGCGAGCAGGTGGTTCCCGAAGGTCTGGCCAACACGCTGGCCAACGCCATGAGTGAGGACGACCGGGGCTCCGGCACCGCGGCCTCAGCCGCCGGTTCGGTGGGCTGGACGCTGCCGATGTCCGGCAAGACCGGCACCACCGAGGCCAACCGGTCGTCGGGCTTCCTGGGGTTCACCAACCAGCTGGCTGCCGCCAACTACATCTACGACGACTCCACCGAGCCGAGTGAACTGTGCTCATTCCCGTTGCGCCAGTGCGGATCGGGCAGCCTGTTCGGTGGTAACGAGCCGGCCCGCACCTGGTTCACCGCGATGGAGCCCATCGCCACCAACTACGGCGAGGTGGTGCTTCCGCCCACCGATCCGCGGTATGTGGAGGGCGCACCCGGCGGCCGGGTGCCCAGCGTGGCCGGCCTGACGCAGGACGCCGCACGCGAACGTCTGCGCAGCGCCGGTTTCCAGGTGGCCGACCAGGCCACCCCTGTCAACAGCGGGTCGCCTCAGGGCACGGTGGTCGGTACCTCACCCACCGGTCAGACCGTGCCGGGATCCATCATCACGATCCAGATCAGCAACGGCATCCCGCCGGCACCTCCACCGCCTCCTGCCGGTGTTCCGCCGCCGGGGGCGCCGCCGGAGTTCGGCCAGACCGTGGTGCAGATCCCGGGTCTGCCTCCGATCACGGTGCCGGTGCTGATCCCGCCCGCACCTGCTCCGCCGCCCCCGCCGCCGCCGTAA